A single window of Actinomycetota bacterium DNA harbors:
- a CDS encoding DUF3179 domain-containing protein has product MARILRLGAATALLALVAAACGGGGGTEVAPADGGHGTDQAAADARTCIALSEFENGDVPNAPVDEDAQFPWLLPDPAVLDGFDFDQVISGGPPPDGIQPIDDPCFDTVAAADEWLEPQSPVMVVEVDGDQRAYPLAIMTQHEIVNDVVGGVPLVVTYCPLCNSGLAFERTVEGQVLDFGTSGQLFQANLVMYDRQTKTLWTQFTGRGVVGEGFLGTELVRVPTSLLGWEDFVRAAPEGHVLSRESMPGRDYGRNPYPGYEAAGDQFLFDGPRDDRLPPNSRVIGLGTDRDPVAVTLDHMREQRVVEVDVDGEPVTVWWAAGQASALDEPSVDAGQDVGSTGAFVPRLEDGTVLEFSVDPDDPSSFVDAQTGSTWDLLGEATSGELAGTKLEPVARDDTFWFVWFAFQPGTEIVGTASDA; this is encoded by the coding sequence GTGGCGAGGATCCTCCGCCTCGGGGCGGCCACCGCCCTGCTCGCCCTCGTTGCCGCCGCATGCGGCGGCGGTGGTGGGACGGAGGTCGCTCCCGCTGACGGTGGGCACGGCACGGACCAGGCCGCGGCGGATGCGAGGACGTGCATCGCGCTCTCGGAGTTCGAGAACGGCGACGTTCCCAACGCGCCGGTGGACGAGGACGCCCAGTTCCCGTGGCTGCTGCCCGATCCCGCCGTCCTCGACGGGTTCGATTTCGACCAGGTGATCAGCGGGGGCCCGCCCCCCGACGGTATCCAGCCGATCGACGATCCGTGCTTCGACACCGTGGCTGCTGCGGACGAGTGGCTCGAGCCGCAGAGCCCCGTCATGGTCGTCGAGGTCGACGGCGACCAGCGTGCGTACCCGCTGGCGATCATGACCCAGCACGAGATCGTCAACGACGTCGTCGGAGGCGTGCCCCTCGTCGTCACCTACTGCCCGCTGTGCAACTCCGGACTCGCGTTCGAGCGCACGGTCGAGGGCCAGGTCCTCGACTTCGGCACGTCGGGCCAACTGTTCCAGGCGAACCTGGTGATGTACGACCGCCAGACCAAGACGTTGTGGACCCAGTTCACCGGCCGGGGGGTGGTCGGTGAGGGCTTCCTCGGGACCGAGCTCGTGCGCGTGCCGACCTCCCTGCTCGGCTGGGAGGATTTCGTCCGGGCAGCGCCCGAAGGTCACGTCCTCTCGCGCGAGAGCATGCCGGGTCGCGACTACGGCAGGAACCCCTACCCCGGCTACGAGGCTGCGGGTGACCAGTTCCTGTTCGACGGACCGCGAGACGATCGGCTCCCGCCCAACAGCCGCGTCATCGGACTGGGGACCGACCGTGATCCGGTCGCCGTGACGCTCGACCACATGCGTGAGCAGAGAGTCGTCGAGGTCGACGTCGACGGCGAGCCGGTCACCGTCTGGTGGGCGGCTGGTCAGGCGAGCGCCCTCGACGAGCCGTCGGTGGACGCGGGGCAAGACGTTGGCTCCACTGGAGCGTTCGTCCCGCGACTCGAGGACGGGACCGTCCTGGAGTTCAGTGTCGACCCCGATGATCCGTCGTCGTTCGTGGACGCGCAGACGGGCTCGACCTGGGACCTTCTGGGCGAGGCGACGTCCGGGGAGCTGGCCGGAACGAAGCTCGAGCCCGTGGCGCGCGACGACACGTTCTGGTTCGTGTGGTTCGCGTTCCAACCCGGTACCGAGATCGTCGGGACGGCGTCCGATGCGTGA
- a CDS encoding carboxymuconolactone decarboxylase family protein → MPRVPVHTVDDAPDESRETLEALGKRLGKVINIHAEMAHAPVLLEAYATLEGILREKSSLGEPVRQAIHLTVANVNACDYCQAAYTGAAKAAGHSQEDTLAIRRGEVPGDDRLTAMLKVCREVAANKGYVDDIAWKNALGSGWTESELLEGYAEVVRTIFTNYFNHMVGTELDLPAASPLE, encoded by the coding sequence ATGCCGCGCGTTCCCGTTCACACCGTCGACGACGCCCCAGATGAGAGCCGTGAGACCCTGGAGGCGCTCGGCAAGCGCCTCGGCAAGGTCATCAACATCCACGCCGAGATGGCCCACGCCCCGGTGCTGCTGGAGGCCTACGCGACGCTGGAGGGGATCCTCCGGGAGAAGTCGTCGCTCGGTGAGCCGGTCCGCCAGGCCATCCACCTGACGGTCGCCAACGTCAACGCCTGCGACTACTGCCAGGCGGCGTACACCGGCGCGGCCAAGGCGGCAGGGCACTCCCAAGAGGACACGCTGGCCATCCGGAGGGGCGAGGTACCGGGTGATGACAGGTTGACCGCCATGCTGAAGGTGTGCCGGGAGGTGGCCGCGAACAAGGGCTACGTCGACGACATCGCGTGGAAGAACGCGCTTGGGTCGGGCTGGACCGAGTCCGAGCTGCTCGAGGGCTACGCCGAGGTCGTCCGCACCATCTTCACCAACTACTTCAACCACATGGTCGGCACCGAACTCGATCTCCCGGCGGCATCGCCGCTCGAATGA
- a CDS encoding alpha/beta fold hydrolase has product MPRTTELTFPGSSGARLAGVLHEPDEPRGSVLMAHCFTCSKDLHTMTRLADGLAEAGYAVLRFDFTGIGDSGGDFSSKTVSRNVRDLVQAATALIERGFGPCGLLGHSLGGAATLLAASRLKTVRSVVVIGAPATPEHVRGLLVDREADIRRDGQATVSIGGRPFPISAEFLDDLQRHDQTSAVADLGRPLLVVHAVGDTVVEIDEGERNFAAARQPKAFHPLFDADHLLTSPVSAEQALGLVRGWFDATL; this is encoded by the coding sequence GTGCCGCGAACGACCGAGCTGACGTTCCCGGGAAGCAGCGGGGCGCGCCTCGCAGGCGTGCTCCACGAGCCGGATGAACCCCGGGGCAGCGTGCTGATGGCTCACTGCTTCACCTGCTCCAAGGACCTGCACACGATGACGCGTCTCGCCGACGGGTTAGCGGAGGCCGGCTACGCGGTGCTGCGGTTCGACTTCACCGGGATCGGTGACAGCGGAGGGGACTTCTCCTCGAAGACGGTCTCGCGCAACGTGCGCGACCTCGTCCAGGCGGCGACCGCGCTGATCGAGCGCGGCTTCGGCCCGTGCGGACTCCTCGGCCACAGCCTCGGCGGGGCGGCGACTCTCCTCGCCGCGTCACGCCTGAAGACCGTGCGCTCCGTCGTGGTCATCGGAGCGCCCGCCACTCCCGAGCACGTCCGCGGGCTGCTCGTCGATCGCGAGGCCGACATCCGCCGCGACGGGCAGGCGACGGTGAGCATCGGCGGGCGCCCCTTCCCCATCTCGGCGGAGTTCCTCGACGACCTCCAGCGACACGATCAGACCTCCGCCGTCGCCGATCTCGGCCGGCCACTGCTGGTCGTGCATGCTGTCGGCGATACCGTCGTCGAGATCGACGAGGGTGAGCGCAACTTCGCTGCCGCGCGTCAACCCAAGGCGTTCCACCCGCTCTTCGACGCCGACCATCTGCTGACCTCACCGGTGTCGGCGGAGCAGGCGCTGGGTCTCGTGCGTGGATGGTTCGACGCCACGCTCTGA
- a CDS encoding DUF427 domain-containing protein, translating to MPRAVWNGAVLAESDDTVVVEGNHYFPRESLDERYFEPSDHTSRCPWKGQAHYLTVVVDGEVNRDAAWYYPDPSRAAREIEGRVAFWHGVRVEDDRPAQKRSLFRRTG from the coding sequence ATGCCCCGAGCGGTCTGGAACGGCGCTGTCCTCGCCGAGAGCGACGACACGGTCGTCGTCGAGGGCAACCACTACTTCCCGCGTGAGTCACTGGACGAGCGCTACTTCGAGCCCTCGGACCACACCAGCCGATGCCCCTGGAAGGGCCAGGCGCACTACCTGACCGTCGTGGTGGACGGCGAGGTCAACCGCGATGCCGCCTGGTACTACCCCGACCCGTCCCGAGCCGCGCGCGAGATCGAGGGGCGCGTGGCGTTCTGGCACGGCGTGCGGGTCGAGGACGACCGTCCTGCGCAGAAGCGATCGCTGTTCCGCAGGACCGGCTGA
- a CDS encoding NAD(P)/FAD-dependent oxidoreductase, whose translation MAQHEYDVVVLGGGSTGENVAWYAIDNGLTAAVVESELVGGECTYWACMPSKALLRPGEALAAARRVPGAATAITGEVDVDRTLHSRDAFAARWDDKYQVRWMDSIGAALYRGQGRLAGERHVEVTGDDGERTTLTARRAVVVATGSRAATPPVEGLHDIRTWDNRDVTSAKQVPQRLLVMGGGVVGVEMAQAWKRLGAHEVTVIELFDRILAREEPFASELVRSALEAEGITVLTDVRTVRARRDGDSGPVTLTLADGSELVGDELLVATGRRANTEDIGLDTVGLEAGGDLETDDQLRVDGVVGDWLYAAGDVNGRALLTHQGKYQARLVGDLIAGRDRRDWADTHAIPRVVFTDPQVAAVGLTCAQARDQNIVFRTAEVELGGVAGAALLGEDVTGRAQLVIDDARDTIVGATFVCPGAGEMLHAATIAIVSGITIDRLWHAVPAFPTVSEVWLRLLEADRGIS comes from the coding sequence ATGGCGCAGCACGAGTACGACGTCGTGGTCCTCGGCGGAGGATCGACCGGCGAGAACGTCGCGTGGTACGCCATCGACAACGGGCTGACCGCCGCGGTCGTCGAGTCTGAGCTGGTCGGTGGAGAGTGCACCTACTGGGCGTGCATGCCGTCGAAGGCGCTGCTGCGCCCCGGCGAGGCGCTGGCGGCGGCGCGCCGAGTACCCGGCGCGGCCACGGCGATCACGGGTGAGGTCGACGTCGACCGGACGCTCCACAGCCGGGACGCGTTCGCGGCCCGCTGGGACGACAAGTACCAGGTCCGCTGGATGGATTCGATCGGTGCCGCCCTCTACCGCGGCCAGGGGCGTCTGGCGGGTGAACGGCACGTCGAGGTCACCGGCGACGACGGTGAGCGGACCACCCTGACGGCCCGCCGTGCGGTGGTCGTCGCGACCGGATCGCGTGCCGCCACCCCACCTGTCGAGGGCCTGCACGACATCCGCACCTGGGACAACCGCGACGTCACCAGCGCGAAGCAGGTGCCCCAGCGCCTGCTCGTCATGGGCGGCGGCGTGGTCGGGGTCGAGATGGCCCAGGCGTGGAAGCGCCTCGGGGCGCACGAGGTGACGGTCATCGAACTGTTCGACCGCATCCTCGCCCGGGAGGAGCCGTTCGCCAGCGAACTCGTTCGCTCCGCCCTCGAGGCCGAAGGCATCACCGTCCTGACCGACGTCCGCACCGTCCGCGCCCGGCGAGACGGCGACAGCGGACCGGTGACGCTCACCCTGGCCGACGGATCGGAGCTGGTCGGCGACGAGCTGCTGGTCGCCACCGGCCGGCGAGCCAACACCGAAGACATCGGGTTGGACACCGTCGGACTCGAGGCGGGCGGCGACCTCGAGACCGACGACCAACTCCGGGTCGACGGCGTCGTCGGTGACTGGCTGTACGCCGCCGGGGACGTCAACGGTCGGGCCCTGCTGACCCACCAGGGCAAGTACCAGGCTCGCCTCGTGGGTGACCTCATCGCGGGGCGCGACCGGCGCGACTGGGCTGACACCCACGCCATCCCCCGCGTCGTCTTCACCGACCCGCAGGTGGCCGCGGTCGGGCTGACCTGCGCCCAGGCACGGGACCAGAACATCGTCTTCCGCACCGCGGAGGTCGAGCTGGGCGGCGTGGCGGGAGCTGCCCTCCTTGGAGAGGACGTGACCGGACGGGCCCAGCTGGTGATCGACGACGCGCGCGACACCATCGTGGGTGCGACCTTCGTGTGCCCGGGAGCCGGCGAGATGCTCCACGCCGCCACGATCGCGATCGTGTCGGGCATCACGATCGACCGCCTCTGGCACGCGGTCCCGGCGTTCCCCACCGTGAGCGAGGTGTGGCTGCGGTTGCTCGAGGCCGACCGCGGTATCAGCTAG
- a CDS encoding zf-HC2 domain-containing protein — MGLQTLLGRHDECRRTLRDLQAYLDGELDETTTWDISRHLSGCEECFGDAEQFRLLKQALSRLRCASDPLALRRLRELVAGLPGSRAGT; from the coding sequence GTGGGACTCCAGACCTTGCTCGGACGGCACGACGAGTGCAGGCGCACGCTCCGCGACCTGCAGGCGTACCTCGACGGGGAGCTCGACGAGACGACGACGTGGGATATCTCCCGTCACCTCTCGGGATGCGAGGAGTGCTTCGGCGACGCCGAGCAGTTCCGCCTGCTCAAGCAGGCGCTGTCCCGGCTCCGTTGCGCCAGCGATCCGCTGGCGCTGCGACGGCTGCGTGAACTCGTGGCCGGACTCCCGGGGAGTCGCGCCGGCACCTGA
- a CDS encoding cupredoxin domain-containing protein: protein MRHHLATVGIGLVLVLGASACGGDDDADPSGGQVAVQGTDALAFEPSSLTTSAGQVTVELSAGDESEHTFVIEDLGDREVVAAAAGETATSMVELEPGTYAFYCDVPGHREAGMEGTLEVTG from the coding sequence GTGCGTCACCATCTCGCGACCGTCGGCATCGGCCTCGTACTCGTCCTCGGCGCCTCTGCGTGCGGGGGTGACGACGACGCCGACCCGTCAGGAGGACAGGTCGCGGTCCAGGGGACGGACGCGCTCGCGTTCGAACCCTCCAGCCTGACGACGTCAGCCGGACAGGTGACCGTGGAGCTGAGCGCCGGCGACGAGTCCGAGCACACCTTCGTGATCGAGGACCTCGGCGACCGTGAGGTCGTCGCCGCCGCGGCGGGAGAGACGGCGACCAGCATGGTCGAGCTCGAACCCGGGACCTACGCCTTCTACTGCGACGTCCCCGGACATCGCGAGGCAGGCATGGAAGGGACGTTGGAGGTCACCGGCTGA
- a CDS encoding ABC transporter permease subunit, whose protein sequence is MRDSRSGWAWLLGAVVVAPLLILPLRALADVWRAPALIPQQFGGRAFDVIAAPGTGIAAAVRISLVVAAASTVVALGLAWPAARWIAARSPRQRAAVLTIVILPLLVPSYAAGVGLTRWLLRLGLTGTTPGLVTAHLVYVLPYVVLLLVPAFGSATRRLEEAAGTLGARWWRRTWHVTLPTVTPYVVVASLIGFVVSWSQYGTSLAVGGGRLTLPVILLPYVGRDPQVAAAMALVFAAPPVIALAAAVRKVGEVTARNETRPPRPELSR, encoded by the coding sequence ATGCGTGACTCGCGATCGGGGTGGGCGTGGCTGCTGGGTGCGGTGGTCGTCGCGCCGCTGCTGATCCTGCCCCTGCGAGCTCTCGCCGACGTTTGGCGCGCCCCCGCTCTGATCCCGCAGCAGTTCGGGGGGCGTGCCTTCGACGTGATCGCCGCTCCCGGTACCGGGATCGCGGCGGCGGTCCGGATATCGCTCGTCGTCGCAGCCGCATCCACCGTCGTCGCCCTCGGTCTCGCGTGGCCGGCGGCGCGATGGATCGCGGCCCGTTCGCCACGTCAGCGCGCGGCCGTGCTGACGATCGTCATCCTGCCGCTGCTCGTCCCCTCGTACGCCGCCGGTGTCGGTCTCACCCGGTGGCTGCTACGCCTCGGCCTCACCGGGACGACCCCGGGCCTGGTCACCGCGCACCTGGTCTACGTGCTGCCCTACGTGGTGCTCCTGCTGGTCCCCGCGTTCGGGTCCGCGACGAGACGCCTCGAGGAGGCAGCGGGGACGCTCGGGGCGAGGTGGTGGCGGCGGACCTGGCACGTCACCCTGCCCACCGTCACCCCGTACGTCGTGGTCGCGAGCCTGATCGGGTTCGTCGTGAGCTGGAGCCAGTACGGCACCAGTCTCGCCGTCGGAGGTGGACGCCTGACGCTGCCGGTGATCCTGCTGCCGTACGTCGGACGCGATCCGCAGGTCGCCGCCGCCATGGCGCTGGTGTTCGCGGCGCCACCGGTGATCGCGCTCGCGGCGGCCGTCCGGAAGGTGGGCGAGGTGACCGCGCGGAACGAGACGCGGCCACCTCGCCCCGAGCTCAGCCGGTGA